The proteins below come from a single Leptidea sinapis chromosome Z, ilLepSina1.1, whole genome shotgun sequence genomic window:
- the LOC126978900 gene encoding uncharacterized protein LOC126978900, which produces MKVIMLRSKIKILEEIHPLDVIQEVEKWPVLYVKDCPERMNHHFKNKIWNEIGKALLPEWEQYSDSEKNVKVTDLMKKWRNLRDTFRRHVEIEKQRINGNETVKRKRYVYFKHMMFLLPHIAQDTESDNSLQPKLNEYLHNTPAKKKRKDMNRRLRKEKVPLVVEKRAINESIDEDKHFLMSLIPSFKKMSDDEKLTAKVEILKVIQQVRSSAIEVVTETVDCGSASGNNVKIELISEDIDLESDSQEGSEESD; this is translated from the exons ATGAAAGTAATAATGTTGCGGTCTAAAATTAAGATATTAGAAGAGATACACCCTTTGGATGTGATACAAGAGGTCGAGAAATGGCCAGTGTTGTACGTGAAGGATTGTCCAGAACGAATGAACCatcattttaagaataaaatatggaATGAAATTGGCAAGGCGCTCTTACCGGAGTGGGAGCAGTACAGCGATAGTGAAAAGAACGTAAAAG ttACAGATCTAATGAAGAAATGGAGAAACCTTCGCGACACGTTCCGAAGACACGTTGAGATAGAGAAGCAAAGGATTAATGGAAATGAAACGGTCAAGCGTAAGCGCTACGTTTATTTCAAACACATGATGTTCCTGCTCCCTCACATAGCACAAGACACGGAATCTGATAACAGTTTGCAGCCGAAGTTAAACGAATACCTCCACAACACCCCAGcgaagaagaaaagaaaagatATGAATCGGAGACTGCGCAAAGAGAAAGTGCCACTCGTAGTCGAGAAAAGAGCAATCAACGAAAGCATAGACGAAGACAAGCATTTCTTAATGTCGCTGATACCCTCGTTCAAAAAGATGTCAGACGATGAGAAACTTACAGCAAAAGTGGAAATACTAAAGGTTATTCAGCAAGTTCGCAGTTCGGCTATAGAAGTGGTCACAGAAACTGTGGACTGTGGAAGCGCTTCTGGTAATAATGTTAAGATAGAACTGATATCAGAAGATATAGATTTGGAATCTGATTCGCAGGAAGGTAGCGAAGAGTCTGATTAG